One stretch of Streptomyces agglomeratus DNA includes these proteins:
- a CDS encoding ThiF family adenylyltransferase produces MHPMVKPALRRAWRDRQTVQFGMTSAHAVTVGPVDTATGSFLGLLDGTRGLPLLREEARAMGLPDGRVDDLVERLTAAGLIDDATAGGAQADALRGRADVFDRLRPDLASLSVVHREPGGGARRLAARRAMRVQVRGAGRVGATVASVLAAAGVGRVEVLDGGCTERWDVAPGGLGAESVGGRRDVAARQLVRRAAPGRLPRAAESAGAAGDTGRGEPALSLVIVAPRDGTAAYAPDPVTAEPWLRSGTPHLYAGVVEATGVVGPLVLPGGSACAGCMALGRADRDPGWPRMLAQWRSGRGGPVPGCDIGLAASVAGLAAAHALSFLDGELPATTGVRWEVSMPLLDWRQEHMAPHRDCSCGAGGQTEGECASAAREPQDTMAG; encoded by the coding sequence ATGCATCCGATGGTGAAGCCCGCGCTGCGGCGAGCGTGGCGCGACCGGCAGACCGTGCAATTCGGCATGACGTCCGCACACGCGGTGACGGTGGGCCCGGTGGACACGGCGACGGGGAGTTTCCTCGGGCTGCTCGACGGAACGCGCGGCCTGCCACTGCTGCGGGAGGAAGCGCGGGCCATGGGGCTGCCCGACGGACGGGTGGACGACCTGGTGGAGCGGCTGACGGCGGCGGGTCTGATCGACGACGCGACGGCGGGCGGTGCGCAGGCGGACGCGCTGCGGGGGCGCGCCGACGTGTTCGACCGGCTCCGTCCCGACCTGGCGTCCCTTTCGGTGGTGCACCGCGAACCGGGCGGCGGGGCACGGCGGCTGGCGGCCCGCCGCGCGATGCGGGTTCAGGTGCGGGGCGCCGGACGGGTCGGCGCGACCGTCGCGTCGGTGCTGGCCGCCGCAGGCGTGGGACGGGTCGAGGTGCTGGACGGCGGGTGTACGGAGCGCTGGGACGTCGCGCCGGGCGGGCTGGGGGCGGAATCGGTGGGCGGCCGGCGGGACGTGGCGGCGCGGCAGTTGGTGCGCCGGGCAGCGCCCGGCCGACTTCCGCGTGCGGCGGAGAGCGCCGGGGCGGCGGGCGACACGGGCCGGGGCGAGCCGGCGCTTTCACTGGTGATCGTGGCGCCCCGGGACGGAACCGCCGCTTACGCGCCCGACCCCGTCACCGCCGAGCCGTGGCTGCGTTCGGGAACTCCCCATCTCTACGCGGGGGTCGTCGAGGCGACGGGGGTGGTGGGGCCGCTGGTCCTGCCGGGCGGGAGTGCGTGCGCGGGCTGTATGGCGCTGGGGCGGGCCGACCGGGATCCGGGATGGCCGCGCATGCTGGCGCAGTGGCGCTCCGGCCGGGGCGGGCCCGTACCGGGATGTGACATCGGTCTCGCGGCGTCGGTGGCGGGGCTGGCGGCGGCGCACGCCCTGTCCTTCCTGGACGGTGAGCTGCCGGCCACTACGGGGGTGCGCTGGGAGGTCTCGATGCCGCTCCTGGACTGGCGGCAGGAGCACATGGCGCCGCACCGCGACTGCTCCTGCGGCGCGGGTGGGCAGACTGAGGGGGAGTGCGCCTCGGCAGCCCGGGAGCCACAGGACACAATGGCGGGGTGA
- a CDS encoding WhiB family transcriptional regulator: MQLDTHAPSVPPSQTITPPGLTEDSALTAPTPLAPLTALTALDDAIENLGVPVPCRSYDPEVFFAESPADVEYAKSLCRTCPLVEACLAGAKERREPWGVWGGELFVQGVVVARKRPRGRPRKNPVAA; this comes from the coding sequence GTGCAACTCGACACGCACGCCCCGTCCGTACCGCCTTCCCAAACGATCACCCCGCCCGGTCTCACGGAGGACTCCGCCTTGACTGCCCCGACCCCCCTCGCCCCCCTCACCGCGCTCACCGCGCTCGACGACGCCATCGAGAACCTCGGCGTGCCCGTCCCCTGCCGTTCGTACGACCCGGAGGTCTTCTTCGCCGAGTCCCCGGCGGATGTCGAGTACGCCAAGTCGCTCTGCCGCACCTGCCCGCTGGTCGAGGCGTGCCTCGCCGGCGCCAAGGAGCGCCGCGAGCCCTGGGGCGTCTGGGGTGGCGAGCTCTTCGTCCAGGGTGTCGTCGTTGCCCGCAAGCGGCCGCGTGGCCGCCCGCGCAAGAACCCGGTCGCGGCATGA
- a CDS encoding AIM24 family protein: MNQQLAGYAPTPIAARMENHGRAMLKVAMATGQDLYARTGSMVAYEGFIQYEPNPPAARQIAAQWVTGEGAPIMKCAGDGLLYLADYGADVVVINLNNDSLSVNGSNVLAFDAHLQWGVEKVKGMAKFAGQGLWNVEIAGTGWVALTSRGTPIVVECGRGEDETYVDPDSLVAWSPNLKVKGKRSFKASALVGRGSGEAYQMAFSGEGIVVVQPSEDSTDRLRVRG, from the coding sequence ATGAACCAGCAACTCGCGGGCTACGCCCCGACCCCGATCGCGGCCCGTATGGAGAACCACGGGCGCGCGATGCTCAAGGTCGCCATGGCCACCGGCCAGGACCTGTACGCGCGCACCGGCTCGATGGTGGCGTACGAGGGCTTCATCCAGTACGAACCGAACCCGCCGGCGGCCCGCCAGATCGCGGCCCAGTGGGTCACGGGCGAGGGCGCGCCGATCATGAAGTGCGCCGGTGACGGCCTGCTCTACCTCGCCGACTACGGCGCGGACGTCGTCGTCATCAACCTGAACAACGACTCGCTCTCGGTCAACGGCAGCAACGTGCTCGCCTTCGACGCGCACCTCCAGTGGGGCGTGGAAAAGGTCAAGGGCATGGCCAAGTTCGCCGGTCAGGGCCTGTGGAACGTCGAGATCGCGGGCACCGGCTGGGTCGCTCTGACCTCCCGCGGTACGCCGATCGTCGTCGAGTGCGGCCGAGGCGAGGACGAGACGTACGTCGACCCCGACTCCCTGGTCGCCTGGTCCCCGAACCTCAAGGTGAAGGGCAAGCGCAGCTTCAAGGCGTCCGCCCTCGTCGGGCGGGGCAGCGGAGAGGCGTACCAGATGGCCTTCTCCGGCGAGGGAATCGTCGTCGTACAGCCCAGCGAGGACAGCACCGACCGCCTGCGGGTCCGGGGCTGA
- a CDS encoding M48 family metallopeptidase, giving the protein MPVDPLHSATPQPPRGSRSSAVEVRRSARRSRTVSAYREGDRTIVLIPDRMSEAEEQRWVTVMLDKLAAQENKRVFGDAELAERADRLSAQYFDGRARPVSVRWVTNQNTRWGSCTPAEGSIRLSHRLQGMPEYVVDYVLLHELAHLLVPGHGPRFWRLLEAYPRTERARGYLEGVVAAERLPYLPGARTE; this is encoded by the coding sequence GTGCCCGTCGACCCCCTGCACAGTGCGACACCTCAGCCGCCCCGCGGCTCGCGGTCGAGCGCTGTCGAGGTCCGCAGAAGTGCCCGCCGCAGCAGAACGGTCTCCGCGTACCGGGAGGGCGACCGCACGATCGTGCTCATCCCCGACCGGATGTCGGAGGCGGAGGAGCAGCGCTGGGTGACGGTGATGCTCGACAAGCTCGCCGCCCAGGAGAACAAGCGCGTCTTCGGTGACGCCGAACTCGCCGAGCGCGCCGACCGGCTGTCCGCCCAGTACTTCGACGGCAGGGCGCGCCCCGTCTCCGTGCGCTGGGTGACGAACCAGAACACCCGTTGGGGATCGTGCACCCCGGCCGAAGGCAGCATCCGGCTCTCGCACCGCCTTCAGGGCATGCCGGAGTACGTCGTCGACTACGTGCTCCTCCACGAGCTCGCCCATCTGCTCGTACCGGGGCACGGCCCCCGCTTCTGGCGGCTCTTGGAGGCGTACCCGCGCACCGAGCGCGCCCGCGGGTACCTCGAAGGAGTGGTCGCTGCCGAGCGGCTGCCGTACCTGCCCGGCGCACGCACCGAGTGA
- a CDS encoding ABC1 kinase family protein — MSDLPRKAVTRTAKLAALPLGFAGRATWGLGKRIGGKSAEIVSRELQQRTADQLFKVLGELKGGAMKLGQALSVFESALPEEVAGPYRAALTKLQEAAPPMPTRTVHAVLEERLGARWRDMFQEFEDKPSAAASIGQVHRAVWHDGRAVAVKVQYPGAGDALLSDLNQLSRFARLLGPLVPGMDIKPLITELRDRVSEELDYELEAQAQQQHAEMFADDPDVVVPGVVHQSDQVLVTEWIDGIPMADVISDGTTEQRDRAGQLLARFLFSGPARTGLLHADPHPGNFRLLPVDGADAEDDGNGESGAVGQWRLGVLDFGTVDRLPGGLPATIGTSLRMTIDGEAEAVYELLREEGFVKDNIELDPDAVLDYLLPIIEPAQAEEFTFTRSWIRQQAARIADVRSPAHQLGKQLNLPPAYLLIHRVTLSTIGVLCQLGATVRLRQELEEWMPGFLADEDEDGAAAGA; from the coding sequence ATGTCTGATCTTCCCCGGAAGGCGGTCACCCGAACCGCCAAGCTGGCGGCACTGCCACTGGGCTTCGCCGGCCGAGCCACCTGGGGCCTGGGCAAGCGGATCGGCGGCAAGTCGGCCGAGATCGTGAGCCGCGAGCTCCAACAGCGCACGGCCGACCAGTTGTTCAAGGTCCTCGGCGAGCTGAAGGGCGGTGCGATGAAGCTGGGGCAGGCCCTGTCCGTCTTCGAGTCCGCCCTGCCCGAAGAGGTCGCGGGGCCGTACCGGGCGGCGCTCACCAAGCTTCAGGAAGCCGCGCCGCCGATGCCGACCCGCACGGTGCACGCGGTGCTGGAAGAGCGGCTCGGGGCACGATGGCGCGACATGTTCCAGGAGTTCGAGGACAAGCCCTCGGCCGCGGCTTCGATCGGCCAGGTGCACCGGGCGGTGTGGCACGACGGGCGCGCGGTGGCCGTCAAGGTCCAGTACCCGGGAGCCGGGGACGCGCTGCTTTCGGATCTGAACCAACTGAGCCGTTTCGCCAGGCTGCTCGGTCCGCTGGTCCCGGGCATGGACATCAAGCCGCTCATCACCGAGCTGCGCGACCGGGTGTCGGAGGAGCTGGACTACGAACTGGAGGCCCAGGCACAGCAGCAGCACGCGGAGATGTTCGCGGACGACCCGGACGTGGTGGTCCCCGGTGTGGTGCACCAGAGCGATCAGGTACTGGTGACCGAGTGGATCGACGGCATACCGATGGCCGATGTGATCTCGGACGGGACGACGGAGCAGCGGGACCGGGCGGGGCAACTGCTGGCCCGCTTCCTCTTCTCGGGACCCGCCCGCACGGGCCTGCTGCACGCGGACCCGCATCCGGGCAACTTCCGGCTGCTGCCCGTGGACGGCGCGGACGCCGAGGACGACGGCAACGGCGAGTCCGGGGCGGTCGGTCAATGGCGGCTCGGGGTACTGGACTTCGGCACGGTCGACCGGCTGCCCGGCGGGCTGCCCGCGACGATCGGCACCTCGCTGCGGATGACGATCGACGGTGAGGCCGAGGCGGTGTACGAGCTGCTCCGGGAGGAGGGCTTCGTGAAGGACAACATCGAGCTCGACCCGGACGCGGTGCTGGACTACCTTCTGCCGATCATCGAGCCCGCGCAGGCGGAGGAGTTCACGTTCACCCGGAGCTGGATACGGCAGCAGGCGGCACGCATCGCCGATGTGCGCTCCCCCGCCCACCAGTTGGGCAAGCAGCTAAATCTGCCGCCGGCCTACCTGCTGATCCACCGGGTGACGCTGAGCACCATCGGAGTGCTCTGCCAGCTGGGTGCGACCGTACGGCTTCGGCAGGAACTGGAGGAGTGGATGCCGGGCTTCCTCGCCGACGAGGACGAGGACGGGGCGGCGGCCGGGGCGTGA
- a CDS encoding TerD family protein, whose amino-acid sequence MAREFQRGHKAKISDLTAGTDLYVGVQIAAPGLTFDISCFGLDANEQLSDDRYFIFFNQPKSPEESIQQLGAQSGDTESFRVTLDRVPAGIHRLSFTATIDGPGQMSQVGPGYIRIVAGGEEVVRYAFTGSEFTTERAVMLGDFYLKDVWRFAAIGQGFDGGLDALLKNFGGEVAEEQPAAQPQAAAPSFAPPPQAAQPAPSFGAPTTPPAPAPAQGFAPPQQPAPQQQPAPQTYAAPTVAAPMPMPPQAGAAPSAPPSPYGQPPQQPQQPQFGQVPGQVPGQMPGQFPGQAQPPAGPGGYGQPAPYGQAPGMPPGAPQGMPQGVPQGAPQGGGGLKAALQPYREAATGQRWTPQNQQLMRVELGMGGTAVLARQGSMVMYQGKVDFSHKGAGFTGRIVGNATGQEMQLMRCSGRGQVFLAEEGAHLHPIELQGDGICVSAENVLAFDESLQYEVRRIEGHCIPGGALFTMQFQGTGTVVVKTHGIPVVLPVTPTTFADANAVVAWSSASQVILSSQVRLRRNAYPGHSGETVNLQFRGAPGNFIVVQPYEV is encoded by the coding sequence ATGGCCAGGGAATTTCAACGCGGCCACAAGGCCAAGATCAGTGACCTCACAGCCGGCACCGATCTGTACGTAGGAGTGCAGATCGCGGCGCCCGGACTGACCTTCGACATCAGCTGCTTCGGGCTCGACGCCAACGAGCAGCTTTCGGACGACCGGTATTTCATTTTCTTCAATCAGCCGAAGTCGCCCGAGGAGTCCATTCAGCAACTCGGCGCGCAGTCGGGAGACACCGAGTCCTTCCGGGTCACGCTGGACCGCGTCCCGGCCGGCATCCACCGGCTCTCCTTCACCGCGACGATCGACGGTCCGGGGCAGATGTCGCAGGTGGGGCCCGGATACATCCGGATCGTCGCGGGCGGTGAAGAGGTCGTCAGGTACGCCTTCACGGGCTCCGAGTTCACGACCGAGCGCGCCGTGATGCTGGGCGACTTCTACCTCAAGGACGTCTGGCGGTTCGCCGCGATCGGCCAGGGCTTCGACGGCGGACTCGACGCCCTGCTGAAGAACTTCGGCGGCGAGGTGGCCGAGGAACAGCCGGCCGCGCAGCCGCAGGCCGCGGCGCCCTCCTTCGCCCCGCCGCCCCAGGCGGCGCAGCCCGCCCCGTCCTTCGGCGCACCCACGACGCCGCCGGCTCCGGCCCCTGCGCAGGGCTTCGCGCCGCCTCAGCAGCCCGCACCGCAGCAGCAGCCCGCACCGCAGACGTACGCCGCACCGACGGTCGCAGCGCCGATGCCGATGCCGCCGCAGGCCGGCGCCGCACCGTCGGCCCCGCCGTCGCCGTACGGCCAGCCGCCTCAGCAGCCCCAGCAGCCGCAGTTCGGACAGGTTCCCGGCCAGGTCCCGGGCCAGATGCCGGGTCAGTTCCCCGGCCAGGCCCAGCCCCCGGCCGGACCCGGCGGCTACGGACAGCCCGCCCCGTACGGACAGGCCCCGGGCATGCCGCCGGGCGCACCGCAGGGAATGCCCCAAGGTGTCCCGCAAGGCGCCCCGCAGGGTGGCGGCGGCCTCAAGGCGGCCCTCCAGCCGTACCGCGAAGCAGCCACCGGCCAGCGCTGGACCCCGCAGAACCAGCAGCTCATGCGGGTCGAGCTCGGCATGGGCGGTACCGCGGTCCTCGCCCGCCAGGGCAGCATGGTGATGTACCAGGGCAAAGTCGACTTCAGTCACAAGGGCGCGGGCTTCACCGGCCGCATCGTGGGCAACGCGACCGGCCAGGAGATGCAGTTGATGCGCTGCTCCGGCCGCGGCCAGGTCTTCCTCGCGGAGGAGGGCGCGCACCTGCACCCCATCGAGCTCCAGGGAGACGGTATCTGCGTCTCCGCGGAGAACGTTCTCGCGTTCGACGAGTCGCTCCAGTACGAGGTCCGCCGCATCGAGGGGCACTGCATCCCCGGCGGCGCCCTGTTCACCATGCAGTTCCAGGGAACGGGCACCGTCGTCGTGAAGACGCACGGCATCCCCGTCGTCCTGCCGGTCACGCCGACCACGTTCGCCGACGCCAACGCGGTCGTCGCGTGGTCCTCGGCGTCCCAGGTGATCCTCTCCAGCCAGGTGCGGCTGCGCCGCAACGCCTACCCGGGCCACAGCGGAGAGACCGTCAACCTGCAATTCCGGGGAGCACCCGGAAACTTCATCGTCGTCCAGCCCTACGAGGTCTGA
- a CDS encoding AIM24 family protein, with amino-acid sequence MQSPLFSHTEQQSQDRYTVQNPQLLRVSLTGHDDVLARKGAMVAYQGLIDFDGEYQSSGQRRARANTGEGLDLMRCSGQGTVYLANLAQYVHLVDVDREGMTVDSAYVLALDSSLHTEVIAVDSQYGISGTGKYQLNITGQGKVALMTSGQPLMLQVTPDKYVNADADAIVAWSSSLRVQMQAQTHSSNVRRRRGTTGEGWELSFLGQGFALVQPSEVMPPQNAQLGEGIAAQFGVGQQGARGQNQNNAWN; translated from the coding sequence ATGCAGAGCCCGCTTTTCAGTCACACCGAACAGCAGTCCCAGGACCGGTACACGGTGCAGAACCCGCAGCTCCTGCGGGTCTCGCTGACCGGCCACGACGACGTCCTGGCCCGCAAGGGCGCCATGGTCGCGTACCAGGGCCTGATCGATTTCGACGGCGAGTACCAGTCGAGCGGCCAGCGCCGTGCCCGCGCCAACACCGGTGAGGGCCTCGACCTGATGCGCTGCTCCGGGCAGGGCACCGTCTACCTCGCCAATCTCGCGCAGTACGTCCACCTCGTGGACGTCGACCGCGAGGGCATGACCGTGGACAGCGCGTACGTCCTGGCGCTGGACTCCTCGCTCCACACCGAAGTCATCGCCGTGGACAGCCAGTACGGCATCTCCGGCACCGGCAAGTACCAGCTCAACATCACCGGGCAGGGCAAGGTCGCGCTGATGACCTCGGGCCAGCCCCTGATGCTCCAGGTCACGCCGGACAAGTACGTCAACGCCGACGCCGACGCGATCGTCGCCTGGTCCAGCTCCCTGCGCGTGCAGATGCAGGCCCAGACGCACTCGTCGAACGTCCGCCGGCGGCGCGGTACCACCGGTGAAGGGTGGGAACTCAGCTTCCTCGGGCAGGGCTTCGCGCTCGTACAGCCCAGCGAGGTGATGCCGCCGCAGAACGCTCAGCTCGGCGAGGGCATCGCCGCGCAGTTCGGCGTGGGCCAGCAGGGCGCCCGCGGCCAGAACCAGAACAACGCCTGGAACTGA